The nucleotide window AATAATGGTTTCACTGGTGGGGCGGATAATCAGCGGTTCGGTGAGTTCTGCGTTGGGAGAAGGTATTAATTTTCCCTGGGAGTCAGTTTCTAAGCGGTAGTGGGTGACGACGGCGCATTCTTTGGCGAAGCCTTCAACGTGTGCTGCTTCTTTTTCTAGAAAACTCAAAGGAATTAATAGCGGAAAATAAACGTTTTGATGCCCAGTTTCTTTAATCATTCTATCCAATACACGTTGTACGGATTCCCATAAAGCATAGCCGCGTGGTTTTAAAATCATGCAACCGCGCACCGGGGAATGTTCAGCCAGATCAGCCGCTTTAATAACTTCTTGATACCAGTCAGGAAAATTCTCGCTACGGGTGGGAGTGATGGCATTTACTTTGGTGTTCATTAAGGCTCCTGGCACTTTGTTGTTCAAATGACTATTTTCGGGTTATAGTGAGTCAAAATCATACCACAGAAATAAACTGCTAATGAATTATCGTCACATCTACCACGCTGGAAATTTTGCTGATGTCTTCAAGCATATGCTGTTAATCACCTTGATTCGTAGTTTATCCGCCAAAGACAAACCCTTTTGTTACTTGGATACGCATGCGGGCATTAGTCATTACGATTTACAAACAGAAGCAGCTCAAAAAACTAATGAAGCAAAAGCCGGCATATTCAGGCTTTGGGATATGCTACAAACTTCTTCTTTGCTGCCAGAGCCTATCACTGATTACTTAGAATTAGTGCGTCTTTGGAACAAACAGCATGGGCAATTACAGTTACGTTTTTATCCAGGCTCACCCGTATTAGCCAGATATTGCTTGCGTCAGCAGGATAGGATGATTTTAACGGAAATGCATCCCGAGGATATTTTAGTTTTAAAACAACAATATGCTGGAGATAAATCCGTCGCAGTGCATCATTTAAATGGTTATCAAGGAATGAAAGCATTTCTACCGCCGCGTGAAGGGCGGGGTTTGGTGTTCATAGACCCGCCTTTTGAAAATACAGATGAATTTGCGTTATTGCTGCAGCATTTGCAGCTAGCACTACAACGTTTTAGCTCTGGAGTGTATGCCATATGGTATCCCATAAAATCATTGGCGAGTGTGAAACGCTTCTATCGTGAACTAAAGGCCAGCGGCATTCGCAAAATTCTCTGCTGTGAATTTCATTTGCCCAAACTAACGGATAACGCTTTGGCATTGGCTGCTGGCTCTAAATTGCGGTCTTCCGGGATATTAGTGATTAATCCACCTTGGCATTGGGAGGATACGGCAAATAAAGTTTTATCTTGGCTAAGTCAAAATTTCACTAAACCGTCAGGAAGTTATCAGGTAGAATGGCTGGTGCCGGAATAACCCAGAGAAAACAAGGAATGTTATCTTTTAGAATCGCTATATTCACCATTTCATCTTTGGCATTAGTTAGCTGTGCGGTTGGTCCTAATTTTCATCGCCCAGCATCGCCCGCCACTCCATCTTATACTGCCTCCCCTCTGCCTAAGAAAACTGCAAGCGTTAAAGGTCAAGGAGGCGCCGCGCAACAATTTGAAATGTATAAAGATATTCCCGCACAGTGGTGGGCATTGTTTCAATCAGAGGATTTAAACGAGTTAATTCAGCAGGGGCTGGCTAACAGTCCAAATCTTGCTGCCGCACAAGCCGCATTGCGTGAGGCGCATGATAATCTTTGGGCAGGTATTGGCGCTGGTCTATTTCCCTTAATCACCGGGCAATTTAACGCCCAGCGCGAACAATTTTCTGGCAATACCTTTGGTCAACCGGGCACTAATCTATTTAATTTGTACAATGCTCAGGTCAATGTTTCTTATACCCTGGATGTGTTTGGCGGCATCCGCCGACAGATTGAAGCACTGGGGGCGCAAGAAGATTATGAACGTTTTGAGTTGGCGGCGACTTATCTTTCCTTGACAGCTAATATTGTCACCACCGCCATTGCCCAAGCGCAATTGCGCGCCCAAATCAGCGCAACGTATGAATTAATCCAATCTCAAGAAGAATCTTTACGTATCATCAACGGGCAATTTCAGTTAGGTGGTGTGGCAAGAACGGATGTGTTAGCACAGCAAACATTGTTGGCACAAACCTATGCAACCTTGCCGCCGCTAGAAAAAAGTTTAGCGCAAACACGCCATGCGTTGGCAGTGTTGGTTGGCAGACTACCGAGTGACGATCAATTGCCGGTATTTGATTTGTCGCAGCTAAAGTTGCCTACGCATTTACCTATTAGTTTACCGTCGCGCTTAGTGGCACAAAGACCGGATGTGCGTGCGGCTGAAGCCCTAATGCATGCGGCCAGCGCCCAAATTGGCGTGGCGACCGCCAAT belongs to Gammaproteobacteria bacterium and includes:
- the rlmJ gene encoding 23S rRNA (adenine(2030)-N(6))-methyltransferase RlmJ produces the protein MNYRHIYHAGNFADVFKHMLLITLIRSLSAKDKPFCYLDTHAGISHYDLQTEAAQKTNEAKAGIFRLWDMLQTSSLLPEPITDYLELVRLWNKQHGQLQLRFYPGSPVLARYCLRQQDRMILTEMHPEDILVLKQQYAGDKSVAVHHLNGYQGMKAFLPPREGRGLVFIDPPFENTDEFALLLQHLQLALQRFSSGVYAIWYPIKSLASVKRFYRELKASGIRKILCCEFHLPKLTDNALALAAGSKLRSSGILVINPPWHWEDTANKVLSWLSQNFTKPSGSYQVEWLVPE
- a CDS encoding efflux transporter outer membrane subunit is translated as MLSFRIAIFTISSLALVSCAVGPNFHRPASPATPSYTASPLPKKTASVKGQGGAAQQFEMYKDIPAQWWALFQSEDLNELIQQGLANSPNLAAAQAALREAHDNLWAGIGAGLFPLITGQFNAQREQFSGNTFGQPGTNLFNLYNAQVNVSYTLDVFGGIRRQIEALGAQEDYERFELAATYLSLTANIVTTAIAQAQLRAQISATYELIQSQEESLRIINGQFQLGGVARTDVLAQQTLLAQTYATLPPLEKSLAQTRHALAVLVGRLPSDDQLPVFDLSQLKLPTHLPISLPSRLVAQRPDVRAAEALMHAASAQIGVATANLLPQFTLNGYYGATANQLKDLFKHSSEIWDIEGQVMQTIFNGGALLAKRRAAIDAYQQAAAQYRETVLQAFQNVADALRALQYDAIALRAQTQAESSARGTLRLTRQQFKLGAVNYLSLLNAEIQYQQTRIARVQAEAQRFTDTAALFQALGGGWWNNPGAVAT